The following coding sequences lie in one Vespula pensylvanica isolate Volc-1 chromosome 7, ASM1446617v1, whole genome shotgun sequence genomic window:
- the LOC122630392 gene encoding structure-specific endonuclease subunit slx1 isoform X2 translates to MPVENMAVHTKLAKKIFFRSMVLIIHGFPNSTSALRFEWAWQHPHTSRRLRHVSKKKSTQKTIEFYLMVLSEMLKVGPWCRLPLTIRWLDDDFAQTYSTSFSPPLHMPICYGKVIPRKVTKRSPRKEKTNESQMQEDYIPIQLCSICGLISERNESITCIKPSCRLIAHLICLAQHFSKDDQILPIEGTCPSCNTNVLWGDLIRKMIGCYQDLQSDVDNSPLIISSDEDIVD, encoded by the exons ATGCCGGTAGAGAACATGGCGGTGCATACAAAACTAGCAAAAAAG attttttttaggAGCATGGTGTTAATTATTCATGGCTTTCCTAACAGTACTTCTGCATTGAGA TTCGAATGGGCATGGCAGCATCCTCACACGAGTCGACGTTTAAGGCatgtatcgaaaaaaaaatcaactcAAAAAAccatagaattttatttgatgGTTCTCTCAGAAATGCTCAAAGTCGGACCCTGGTGTCGTTTACCTTTAACGATTCGTTGGCTGGACGATGACTTCGCTCAAACTTATTCCACTTCCTTTTCACCGCCTTTACACATGCCGATATGTTACGGGAAAGTTATACCGCGAAAGGTCACTAAGAGAAGtccaagaaaagagaagaccAACGAATCACAGATGCAAGAAGATTACATTCCTATACAACTTTGCTCGATTTGCGGATTAATAAGCGAAAGAAACGAGTCCATTACGTGTATAAAACCGAGTTGTCGACTGATAGCACATTTAATTTGTTTGGCACAACATTTTTCTAAGGATGATCAAATCTTACCGATCGAGGGTACATGTCCTTCCTGTAATACCAACGTCCTTTGGGGTGATTTGATAAGGAAGATGATTGGTTGTTATCAAGACTTGCAAAGTGACGTTGATAACTCTCCACTTATAATTAGTAGCGATGAAGATATCgtagattaa
- the LOC122630392 gene encoding structure-specific endonuclease subunit slx1 isoform X1, whose amino-acid sequence MEEAEIVEHFYGVYLLYCLNPKYKGRIYIGYTVDPRRRIKQHNAGREHGGAYKTSKKGPWSMVLIIHGFPNSTSALRFEWAWQHPHTSRRLRHVSKKKSTQKTIEFYLMVLSEMLKVGPWCRLPLTIRWLDDDFAQTYSTSFSPPLHMPICYGKVIPRKVTKRSPRKEKTNESQMQEDYIPIQLCSICGLISERNESITCIKPSCRLIAHLICLAQHFSKDDQILPIEGTCPSCNTNVLWGDLIRKMIGCYQDLQSDVDNSPLIISSDEDIVD is encoded by the exons ATGGAAGAGGCAGAAATAGTGGAGCACTTTTACggagtatatttattatattgtttgaATCCAAAGTACAAAggtagaatttatataggttacACTGTAGATCCACGACGTAGAATTAAACAACACAATGCCGGTAGAGAACATGGCGGTGCATACAAAACTAGCAAAAAAGGTCCATG gAGCATGGTGTTAATTATTCATGGCTTTCCTAACAGTACTTCTGCATTGAGA TTCGAATGGGCATGGCAGCATCCTCACACGAGTCGACGTTTAAGGCatgtatcgaaaaaaaaatcaactcAAAAAAccatagaattttatttgatgGTTCTCTCAGAAATGCTCAAAGTCGGACCCTGGTGTCGTTTACCTTTAACGATTCGTTGGCTGGACGATGACTTCGCTCAAACTTATTCCACTTCCTTTTCACCGCCTTTACACATGCCGATATGTTACGGGAAAGTTATACCGCGAAAGGTCACTAAGAGAAGtccaagaaaagagaagaccAACGAATCACAGATGCAAGAAGATTACATTCCTATACAACTTTGCTCGATTTGCGGATTAATAAGCGAAAGAAACGAGTCCATTACGTGTATAAAACCGAGTTGTCGACTGATAGCACATTTAATTTGTTTGGCACAACATTTTTCTAAGGATGATCAAATCTTACCGATCGAGGGTACATGTCCTTCCTGTAATACCAACGTCCTTTGGGGTGATTTGATAAGGAAGATGATTGGTTGTTATCAAGACTTGCAAAGTGACGTTGATAACTCTCCACTTATAATTAGTAGCGATGAAGATATCgtagattaa